One genomic window of Cupriavidus oxalaticus includes the following:
- the hslU gene encoding ATP-dependent protease ATPase subunit HslU: MSHTMTPSEIVSELDKHIIGQDKAKKAVAVALRNRWRRQQVAEPLRQEITPKNILMIGPTGVGKTEIARRLAKLADAPFIKIEATKFTEVGYVGRDVDTIVRDLAEMAIKQTRESEMKKVRTKAEDAAEDRLLDVLLPPPRDIGFSQPEEKDSNTRQVFRKKLREGQLDDKEIELELAAGVPSMDIMGPPGMEDMTEQIRSMFAGLGQGKKARRKMKVKEAFKLLVDEEAAKLVNDEELKHKAIANVEQNGIVFLDEIDKIASRSEIGGGEVSRQGVQRDLLPLVEGTTVNTKYGMIKTDHILFIASGAFHLSKPSDLIPELQGRFPIRVELESLSVQDFEAILTQTDASLTKQYQALLNTEEVNLVFAPDGIRRLAEIAFSVNEKVENIGARRLYTVMERLLEDLSFHATKSSGETVTIDAAYVDQRLGDLAGNEDLSRYVL; the protein is encoded by the coding sequence ATGTCGCACACCATGACCCCGTCGGAAATCGTTTCCGAACTCGACAAGCACATCATCGGCCAGGACAAGGCCAAGAAGGCCGTGGCGGTGGCGCTGCGCAACCGCTGGCGCCGCCAGCAGGTGGCCGAGCCGCTGCGCCAGGAAATCACGCCCAAGAACATCCTGATGATCGGCCCGACCGGCGTCGGCAAGACCGAGATCGCCCGCCGCCTGGCCAAGCTGGCCGACGCGCCGTTCATCAAGATTGAAGCGACCAAGTTCACCGAGGTGGGCTATGTCGGCCGCGACGTCGACACCATCGTGCGCGACCTCGCCGAGATGGCGATCAAGCAGACGCGCGAATCCGAGATGAAGAAGGTGCGCACCAAGGCCGAGGACGCGGCCGAGGACCGCCTGCTCGACGTCCTGCTGCCGCCGCCGCGCGATATCGGCTTCTCGCAGCCGGAAGAGAAGGATTCCAACACGCGCCAGGTGTTCCGCAAGAAGCTGCGCGAGGGCCAGCTGGACGACAAGGAAATCGAGCTGGAACTCGCCGCCGGCGTGCCGAGCATGGACATCATGGGCCCGCCGGGCATGGAGGACATGACCGAGCAGATCCGCTCGATGTTCGCCGGCCTGGGCCAGGGCAAGAAGGCGCGCCGCAAGATGAAGGTGAAGGAAGCCTTCAAGCTGCTGGTCGACGAAGAGGCCGCCAAGCTGGTCAATGACGAGGAGCTCAAGCACAAGGCCATCGCCAACGTGGAGCAGAACGGCATCGTATTCCTGGACGAGATCGACAAGATCGCCAGCCGCAGCGAAATCGGCGGCGGCGAGGTGTCGCGCCAGGGCGTGCAGCGCGACCTGCTGCCGCTGGTGGAAGGCACCACGGTGAACACCAAGTACGGCATGATCAAGACCGACCATATCCTGTTCATTGCCTCGGGCGCGTTCCATCTGTCCAAGCCGAGCGACCTGATCCCCGAACTGCAGGGCCGCTTTCCGATCCGCGTGGAACTGGAGTCGCTGTCGGTGCAGGACTTCGAGGCCATCCTGACGCAGACCGATGCCAGCCTGACCAAGCAGTACCAGGCGTTGCTGAACACCGAAGAGGTCAACCTGGTGTTCGCGCCGGACGGCATCCGCCGACTTGCCGAGATCGCGTTCTCGGTCAACGAGAAGGTCGAGAACATCGGTGCGCGCCGTCTGTACACGGTGATGGAGCGGCTGCTGGAGGACCTGTCCTTCCACGCCACCAAGTCGTCGGGCGAGACCGTGACGATCGACGCGGCCTATGTCGACCAGCGCCTCGGCGACCTGGCCGGCAACGAAGACTTGTCGCGCTACGTGCTGTAA